TGCCCCGGCCGTCGACCATCTGGTAGTTGGAGGCTACGATGTCTCGGGGGAGGTCCGCAGTGATGGAGAGCCCATGAAAGAGGTCACCTTCCTACTGTACTCAGCCACAGTCAATAAAGAGGTAAACcaacattattttacattttcagaaacaGTGAGGAAAGTGAACATATAGTATGTTATGCTTTCATTTTAGCAGCATTCCTGGAATAACATGGACTTTTGTATGGATTATGACCACAAAACTAAGTTACTTACATTGCTCCatatttgcttgtgtgttttcaggacgTCGGTGGTTGTAACACAACCCCAGTGGAGGGCGCAGATTCTGGGGACAGCTCCCTGGTCTACCTGTGCAGCGCTCTGTCCAGGGAAGATGGAGCCTTCGTCTTCACCTCACTGGCCAGCGGCGAGTACACTGTGGTAAGCGTCCTGTAAAACCCAAGAGAAGGCTGTCCCCATTTCAATCTCACTTAAAGTTGTAGTCCCACCTGTGGTTACCATAGTGACAGCAGGTGTGATTTAATACTACGGCAAACACTCCTTGAGctgctactttgtcagaaatgcTCTTACCTGTTCCCCAACACAACCCATCCCTTAGGTTGGCAATTTGAATTCAGAGTGGGGatggcggactccaccactaCCACTAAAAACTATATAGAGAGaaaattactgaatgtaaatacagtgaATGGGCATTacagaaaaatgccaaacacaaaTAGTATCAGAAatgggttttgttttcatgacattGTAACTTTAACCTGCACACTGCATTGAAAATGACTTCCTCTGTCACATTCTCTCTCGTGTAAATCGAATTATTTCTGCCTctaattctgctttttttgaCATCCTTCACTTCAGGTGCCTTTCTACAGGGGAGAAAGGATCACGTTTGATGTCGCTCCTTCTAGGATGAATTTCAAGGTGGAACATAACAGTTTGAAACTAGAGGTAAAGAGTCACATTATAGCTAAATTGTTCAATATTAGTTGTAAAATTTGTCATTATCTTGCACGCATGCATACATTTTATGCATTGTACcacattctgacatttaatgCTGTCTCTGTTGCTTTGCATGTAGCCCACCTTCCGCGTCATGGGCTTCTCCGTGACAGGCCGAGTTCTCAACAGTGTCGGTGGGGAGGGCGTCGCCGATGCCACAGTGTCCCTCAACAACCAGATCAAAGGTAACCATACCAGAAAACTCCATGCTGTAGTTGTAATGTCTTAAAAGCAAACAATTGTGGAAATGCTTTCTTTGTGCGTTCAGTGGTtctcatatttacacattttcacactttgcTCTTCTGTCCTCACAGTCCTCAGCAAGGAGGATGGTTCTTTCCGGTTGGAGAACATGACGGCTGGTACCTACACCATCCGTGTCAACAAGGACCTCATGTTCTttgagccaatcacagtgaaGATCGCCCCCAACACACCTCAACTTCCTGACATCATCACGGCAGGGTACGTCCTGCCTGTCCACTTACTGCTTGAGCTGCATACATTTTCACTAAGATGTCTAATTCCTACATTGTACATGTTTTGAAATCAATTACAAAAATTCAGCGTTGGCCCTCTCAGTTCGGCTTTTCACGTTACCACATTGCTCTGTTCTGATGTTGGTCCCATGCAGGTTCAGTGTTTGCGGCCTGATCTCCATCAGCCGCCTGCCCGAGGGCATGAAGCAGCAGGGCCGCTACAAGGTCACTCTGACAAACCAGGACCAAGACAAGACCTCCAGCAGGACCATCGACTCTGATCCTCAGGGGGCTTTCTGCTTTCAGGCCAAACCTGGAGACTACAGTGTCCATGTAAGTCTCTAGTTTTTTGTACTAGGACTTAATATACATGGGCtcatttaaagggaaaatgcaCAGCTGACAAGATGTCTAATCCACAGACAGTAAACAATGACTTTTACTGAGATACTGGGACATTTGCTGTATTACAGGTGGAAGTCAAACATCCAAATTAGGTCATTTGACAAATCTTAACTTCATGAGTATTCAGAAATAGTCCAGAATAAGTCAATATTATGATACTATTAGGTTTTGAGATGTATTGCCAGagatacatttaatttcagtgcTTATGTAGTagtgtgattaaaaacaagGTAAATTTGGTTATTTTTGCACGTGTTAAGGTGTCTCTTCCCGAGGCGGAGGTGAAAGCAGGACTGGCTCTGCAGCCTCAAGCCCTGGAGGTCTCCCTCGTGGACCGGCCCCTCACTGACTTACTTTTCACCCAATTCATGGCTTCCGTTTCTGGAAAAGTCTACTGTTTAGGTAAGGGCGTGGTACTTTTTATACTCATTTGTTTCTAGAACACAGACTGTCTTTGTCTGCAATGCAGCTTCAACccataaaaacattacatctttgtgtgtattttcacatgACCTGACCATGTGTCCTCTGGTTGACCTCTAGCGTCCTGCGATGACCTGTCAGTAACCCTGCAACCAGTGAGTcggcagggagagagaagggcGGTGGCTCTGTCTGGCAGCAGTGACATCCTCAGCTTCTCCTTTGAGCATGTTTTACCTGGGAAATACAAAGGTCAGCACTCACTCCCGATAACACATCCTTCATAATAGTAATAATCATAATTGTgatatttatttcttctttggAGCTAATACAAATTAGAAATTGGTGCATGTCACAAGTATCATTTCTGTAAATCAGCATTTAAGAGGAGCACAAAGGCAAAGTCAGCATgcaagttttgactggaagtCCTCAAGCCAACCAGTTGTATATAAAGTgactcctccatcctccacaTCTATTCAGAAATCACACTAATTATTCTCTAACGATTGTGGGGAAATCAATAAGTAATTACCAGCTTTCGATCATAATTGGTAATTAGCAGCAGCTTTCAGGAACGCACAGTATTCAGCCACCGTTTCAGTACCTTCTGGTGCTGCATCCATCTCACTCACTGTCCAGTGCACACAATCTGTTTTGTGTGCCTGCAAGCTATCTGCACACACAGCGTCTTCGAAGCACGTTTACTCAGCTTGTTGTTGCCAGGCCCGAGTAGTGCAAGAAGTTAACTTTcttaaacatttgtttaaagatGAGATAACTAGAAGGTCGTCTGTGGGAAAGCCTCCACCTTCCTCTTTAACTGGTGTGGCGGATTTAgatctctgcttttcttttaacCTGTTTAATTATTTGTTCTTCCCTCCCATCTTTACACCCGTCAGTGAGTATTTCTCACGAGGAGTGGTGCTGGAAGCATAAGTCCGTGGAAGTGGAGGTTCTGGACTCGGACGTCTTGGGGGTGGAGTTCAGGCAGATTGGCTACATCCTCCGCTGCTCCCTCTCCCATGCCATCACGTTGGTCAGTAATCAGTGTCTCTCTACAGTAACTACGTCTGGTGTGTGTTGTAGCCAATGGTAGCGCGTCCACAGTTATTATTCAGACTCTAACTGAATGGTCGTTTTCTGCGCAGGAGTTCTTCCAAGATGGCAGCAAACCTGAGAACGTCGGCGTGTACAACCTCTCTAAGGGAGTCAACCGCTTCTGCCTCTCCAAGCCTGGTGAAGTTCATTCTGCTGACCTCTCATTAGCTAAACATAGTAGGAATTAGCATATCTAGGAAAATATCAGTGTACCAACTGTTCCCTTGTGCATAGTTAGAGTACAGTGTTTTGAGCTGAAAGGTCTGTGTCAGACTTAGCTAAATATAAAACTGGAGCAAAGTAATTAATCAACTAAATATGGCTTGTCCAGGTGTTTACAAAGTCACCCCTCGCTCCTGCCACCAGTTTGAGCAGGACTTCTACACCTACGATACGTAAGTATTTATTTCTGGGTTAAAAGAGTGTTCTTCCTCTAAGCAGTTCAACCAAGTGACTGTGGTTGACCTGTGTCCAACAGCTCAGCCCCCAGCATCCTGACCCTCACGGCAGTGCGGCACCACATGACCGGCCTCATCACCACCGACAAGATCCTAGACGTCACAGTGACTATCAAGTAATGGCGACTCAGCGTGGCTCTGCTCATTTTCAGAGACCCCGTGTGCTAAAATTAGCGTCTTTCTGCAAATGTCCAGTTTGAAtagttttggggggtttttttttttccttctcgGTCAGATCATCCATTGAGAGTGAGCCGGCGCTGGTGCTCGGTCCCCTGCGCAGcctggaggagcagaggcaggagcagcagctgcaagAGATTCAACTGCGCCGTCAGGAACGAGAGCGCCGTGCCGCCGAAGAGGACGGAGGTGCCAGGGATGATAGCCCTCCTATCCAAGAGAAGGCTGATGAACTGACAGGCCCCTTCCACTATGAGTTCTCCTACTGGGCCAGGTCGGTTGCACTGCATTTTTCAATTTGTACTCTTTGCTCTCAACAGAGAGTAAGGACGTAAGTAAGGATTGCAAACGTGTGAAGACGATGGGCCTCTTGCACATACTAGTCGTATAGCATTGCAAAAAGAGATGAGCTGTTGGTTTTGGAAGCAGTTTTCCCAACTAAATTCtgtttcaaagtttttatttgtaatgattTCCACAATGTTCTTAAACGCAGGAATCTCCCATATAACATAACGATCCTACTGATTTATGGTATGGCCATCAGATTCAATTGTTCGACTTTGTTGCTGGGTTCCATCAGTTTGGCATGGTGGATGGCTCTGAATACCACAGTGCCCATGAGCCTCTGCCAACTATCAGTCAGACAGAGGTGCGAACCAAAATGTAGCTTTAGCTGCCCACGCAACAGATGTTTCTTAATGAAAGGCACCTTGAGGAGTCGTAGTAAACGTCTCTGTTAACGTTTTAATGCCCACAGGCTTTTagccttttactttttttttttattaagaacTAGATATTTTCTAATGCAGTTGCTCGTCTTTTGTAATGGCAGTTTGACCAGTCCAAGCTTTGGAAGTGCTCCAAATGTGAGTCACCTAAAGTTGTGTGCGGAAACTTTTACCTGCAGAACACTGGAACCCAGAATAACTAACTTTATTATTAGTGGCTGGTTGACATCCACTAATAATAACCACCAAGTCTAAGAGTCTTGTTTTAGTCTTGAATACATGTGATGATGCAGTGAGTGAATATATACACTGTGTGACTGTACAGGGCTGGAGAGAAGATCACAGTGACGCCCTCATCCAAGGAACTGCTGTTCTACCCTCCTGAGGTAGAGGCCACTATTACTGGAGGTTCGTTTCTACAATAACTGCTTCTTAAGTCTTTAATTCTTCATAAAAGCATATGCCTGAGTTGAGTGCTTATCATATTTTTAGCCCCAACTTCCAACTGTAACTCATGGGTTGcatggagaaagaggggaaaaacaaCATCCTCAACAAGCCTACCTAACAAGTAATTATACTCTCTCGACAGAGTCGTGTCCAGGTCGGCTGGTGGACATCGCAGGGCGTGCAGGTCTCTTCTTGGAGGGCAAGGTGTCACCAGAGCTACAGGGTGTGGAGATCTCCATCACTGAAAGAGGGGCTGCTGCGCCGCTCATTACTGTGGCCACTAATGAGATGGGAGCATACAGGTATGAGCACCCAGTGCTTtacatgagagagaaagtgaattAGAGGGACGCAAGGAGCCAAAAATGGCCTAGATTTCTGTCATGCTGAAAGGAAACAGAGTCAAGGTCTTAGGGTTCTGCTGTAAGTGTATGTGCTTAGCAAGTCATTAATATATAGGGGCCTCtccataaatacatttaaacccCAAGTGCAGAAACGGCGGCGATGTGTGGGTCCGAGTTAAAACTCTGGCAGTTATATAATTTGCTGCTCAAGCCCATTTtgagagagatttaaaaaacaaaaaacaaaaaccttgtTAGTGCTGGTCAGCCAAACAGACAATTAAATCACAATCTGTGCCTGAGAGACCAACCCGTTTGTGCAGTCTGTTTGAAAGGACCTCAGGGTACACGCTGTCGAAAGCTGCACACCAGAGTGCCAGGGCTGAGAGCTTTGAGGTCATGGAGCGCTGCTTCCGTGCAGTCTGTGGCAAGAAAACCATATTGAATCGTTTGACTTGCCCTGTTTGTTAAAGCTTGCTCAGTTGTTCTTCTCCAGCGGTCAAACAGATGTTGTTCTACATGCAGACGAGCAGCTTGTACAGagtagtttttagttttagctaAATGAACATCCACTTAGAAATCATAGGAGAGAAGCAGCTATTTGTTACTCCAgaactgacattttgaaattttCTTCAGTAtaaaagtaatccagtgatagttgtctggacagacatgagaaCATCACAAATAAGTGATACTAAGCGCTAATAGCCacacttttaatggtgccaagTATCCCACACCATTAGGTTTTCCAAAACGTAGAGCGTGATTATCTACCAAACAGAAGGAAGCCAAAGAAGGATAATAGAGTGACATttagacatttcttttttcatgttgcactgtaaatatttactgATGCCCACATTACAGTTTGTATAGGAGCAATTTTAGATGCCTCTGGAAGATCCTCTGAAGGTGCTGGGTCTCTTGAGGGTTTGTCAGCAGTTGCCTTGAgctttgaacaaaaaaacagttttccGCATGGTAGAAATCGTTTTGGGTTGACTGTAATGTCAAGATGTCCTTTTTGAGTAGTGTTTTCTGGATGGAATTCTGGACTATTGTCATTATCATATACGTATGTCATTTTGTCTCGTATGTGTGCTTGTATTGTAATCGCACGACACATAGTATAAAACATGCATCCTGGAGACGGGCAGTGCTAACCTCATTTTGTGCTCCTCTCTTTCCGTCAGCGTGGGCCCGCTCCACAGCGACCGGCAGTACGACATCAGTGCCAGTAAAGAAGGTTTCGTCCTGAGTCCTGTGGAGGGAACCCAGGGAGATTTCAAGGCGTTCGCTCTGGCTGGTGTCACCTTCACGGTACATGTGACCATCCTCACTTGCGTACATAATACACCCCTTTTATATGTGCTATTATTCTTATATATTACTCGTTAGCTGACACTTTCATCCAGAGTATGACTCTGACTTCGCTGACTACGTGgtttaaaatgaacatgaagTGACATGATGAAAAGCCCTTGtttgttcctgctgtgtgtttttcccaaATATGATCAAAAGGAAAGATCACTGACGATAGTTGAATCATTTTTCTGCTTTGCCGCGTGCTTGCCAGTGCTTCGCCTTTGTACTGCAAGGGTCTGCAATTATCTACAGCGACCATTAGATCCTGGCACAAATGATCAGTGTCAGTTTCCCTTTCAGACTGTGTGATACTAATTTCACAATTTGGCTCTCACAGTTTGAGCCATGACTAAGTGATTTCAAGATGTCTCCATTGAGCCCACATTATCTTGTATTTTGAAGTGACACTGAGTATTTCAAATTTCATATATGTCCAATTTCTATTATTCAAATTTGGGCTCGACATACTCATGTAGTATAATATAAAGTGCTGAAACAGTTCATCTATTAGTTGATTGACATGAGATCTATAACCtgtactctccctctctttccctctgtgctgTAGATCAAATCTGAGGATGGTCATCCCCTATCAggtgtcctcctgtctctgagTGGAGGACAGTTTCGCTCCAACCTGTTGACCCAGGACACTGGCCTGCTCACCTTTAATAACCTGGTAGGGATCCAGCACTTTGCTTTCCCtgttgtaattttctttttgcGGCGTAAGATACGAGTCTGCCACGCTGTCCAGCTGATTGTAGGGATGCTCTGGCTTGTGCTGTAGCTGATGCACATATTCTTCTGCGTTCCGTTTGATATAATCactgctcttctctcctcagagTCCTGGTCAGTACTACTTCAAGCCCATGATGAAGGAGTTCCGCTTTGAGCCGGCGTCTCAGATgatcacagtggaggagggtCAAAACCTCAGCATCGATATAACTGGCATAAAGACCGCTTACAGGTACACCAGTGTACCTTGTACAGTGAGGCCctgtttagcttagcatatagaaATTCCTGTTTCAACGTCTACAGCATGTCACTCAAATGTATATTCACCTTTtgatgctgtttgctgttgGAAAAGAAGAGGGTCTAGCTCCACAAATGTCCGTAGCACATCATTCTGATCGTGGTCTTGTACCTTTGTGTCCTCAGCTGCTACGGAGCGGTGCAGTCTCTGAGTGGGGATGCAGAGAGTGATGTTGCCGTGGAGGCGGTGGGACAGGGAGAGTGCAGCCTCTACAGCGAAGACACCGTCACTGATGAGGACGGTCGCTTCAGACTCAGGGGTCTGCTGGTGAGTACGCTAGGAACATGTTAAAATCAAGGGAGggtttaaaacaacattaacactcCCTACAGATTGCTGTCATGTCTTCAATCCAGAGGAAAAGTAGTGATTTGACCTTGTAAAATACattgtgtaagcagcattttgagCAGGCATAACAGACTGTATGTGATTGTACACAGAAAGCATATTGGATCAGTCAAATGTTGTCCTTGTGCTGTATCTTCTAAGCCTTTTAACTGCATACCTCGTATGACTTAATGAACGTAATGTTCCCTTGCAGCCGAGTTGCAAATATCTAATTCAGCTGCGAGCTGAAGGCAACGACCACATAGAGAGGGCCTTACCACAACACAGAGCTATAGAGGTAAGACGCAGACTTATTAAAGGCTTCACAAAGCCTTTAATTTAAATATCACTTACACTATTCTAACCTCTCTCTTTCAGCATGCAAATATAACACCAGCATTCATTGCTAACTAACAAGACAGCAGGTTTAAGattctgttttattaaaacGGTACTCCACCGATGTAACATTGTCGGcctcacgatggacagttttaaaagtaaaaccgatgcagcagaaccagagatatcatctttttgTATTCCACGCATCCTTTTTCGTCGTCAACACGACAACTACATTAGCCAAAATGCAACTCAACCGCCGACAATTAAGTCCCAGATGTGGGTTTAATATGCTAGTAGCAGCTGTTGTAGCCTTGAGCCGTTAGCCTCAAGCAGTgatgaggagtgggctacagaggAGAATCAGACCTGAAACAGCGCCGCGGGCAGTCTTTGTGGGGGGTGTTGTTTAAGGTACCGCTGAGACATGAAACAGCTGTGAACAGActgtgatgtgtaaaatcagtgaagtTCCCTTTACGCAAGCAAGGAAAAGTGCGAATGTCATAGGTGCCTTTATTGAGGCAGTGTTAGTTCAGCATtctgctcaaaaacaaaaacgtgaAGGTTGGCATCTCATCTGtgcaaatgaaatatgaatgcatGTTGTACAAAGTACACTATAGAGGTCACTTTGGTTCACAACTTAATTTTTAAAAGTACTTAATTGTTGTTGAGAAAACAACCTCACCACAAGGtcctgttctggagctttctaCCATATCAAATGATTTTCATCAGGAGATGGATTTTGCCAAATTGTCAGGAAATTGTAGACGTTCAAGTTTCCTTTATTTGTGAGCATTTTAAGGACTTCTCATCCTTGTTTGCTTAAAAGCTGAGcctcaaagttcattcttga
The sequence above is a segment of the Enoplosus armatus isolate fEnoArm2 chromosome 2, fEnoArm2.hap1, whole genome shotgun sequence genome. Coding sequences within it:
- the nomo gene encoding BOS complex subunit NOMO1, translating into MLRITIRADMGTLWVLLCITYSQFLTVSSDDIVVACGGFVKSDVEINYSLIEIKLYTKQGSLKYQTDCAPINGYFMIPLYDKGDFVLKIEPPLGWSFEPTSVDLHVDGVSDICTKEEDINFVFTGFSVSGTVLSKGHLLGPAGVEVKLSPVGTEEKLQSVVTQPGGKYTFLKVLPGNYDITAFHPSWTLEQSTTSVHVSNANAPAVDHLVVGGYDVSGEVRSDGEPMKEVTFLLYSATVNKEDVGGCNTTPVEGADSGDSSLVYLCSALSREDGAFVFTSLASGEYTVVPFYRGERITFDVAPSRMNFKVEHNSLKLEPTFRVMGFSVTGRVLNSVGGEGVADATVSLNNQIKVLSKEDGSFRLENMTAGTYTIRVNKDLMFFEPITVKIAPNTPQLPDIITAGFSVCGLISISRLPEGMKQQGRYKVTLTNQDQDKTSSRTIDSDPQGAFCFQAKPGDYSVHVSLPEAEVKAGLALQPQALEVSLVDRPLTDLLFTQFMASVSGKVYCLASCDDLSVTLQPVSRQGERRAVALSGSSDILSFSFEHVLPGKYKVSISHEEWCWKHKSVEVEVLDSDVLGVEFRQIGYILRCSLSHAITLEFFQDGSKPENVGVYNLSKGVNRFCLSKPGVYKVTPRSCHQFEQDFYTYDTSAPSILTLTAVRHHMTGLITTDKILDVTVTIKSSIESEPALVLGPLRSLEEQRQEQQLQEIQLRRQERERRAAEEDGGARDDSPPIQEKADELTGPFHYEFSYWARAGEKITVTPSSKELLFYPPEVEATITGESCPGRLVDIAGRAGLFLEGKVSPELQGVEISITERGAAAPLITVATNEMGAYSVGPLHSDRQYDISASKEGFVLSPVEGTQGDFKAFALAGVTFTIKSEDGHPLSGVLLSLSGGQFRSNLLTQDTGLLTFNNLSPGQYYFKPMMKEFRFEPASQMITVEEGQNLSIDITGIKTAYSCYGAVQSLSGDAESDVAVEAVGQGECSLYSEDTVTDEDGRFRLRGLLPSCKYLIQLRAEGNDHIERALPQHRAIEVGSSDIEGVNIIAFRQINQFDLSGNVHTSPEHLPTLSVKLYKSDNLDNPINSVSLGQSLFFHFPPLDRDGESYVLMLYSTLSRSQYDFTLPQVTFTSSGYHKHITLTFNPTRKVPDQDVAQGSYIALPLTLLLLLAAYNHEKVIPLLLQLVNRIQGVRSMAQASGDSAALDEAKRQAKRQKARRT